In Polaribacter pacificus, the genomic window TTTTTGACTTGTAACCATTTTTTTACAGCCATAGATCAATTCAAAGCTTCCAGGAACATCCCAGACAACAATATTGTCTTCTGTTACTCCACAATCTTTAAGTGCCTCTACAGCCCCTTTTAAAAGGTTTTGAGTAATGTCTGGATTCCATTCAGAAACAACAATCCCAAATCGAAAAGACTTCGCATTTGGGATTGTAGCTTTATCGTAATAAGATAAATTTGTTGTGGCCATTTACTTAGTTTTTTGAAGCAAATTTAGCACTTTGAATGTATTTGTCAATATCAGCTCCTTCTGCAGATACAGGGTAGTTTGATTTAATCTTGCTAAAATATTTTTCAGCCTTGCTAAATTCTTTAATATCCATTGCTGTAATTCCAGCTTTGAAAAGGAATAAAGGAGTGGTAAACTGATTGTCTTTTTTATTAGCTGCTTGCTCGTAGTATTTTAAGGCATCTTCTTGTTGGTTGATGTCAGCAAAAGCATCTCCGATAGCACCTAAAGCTGTAGGACCTAATAATTCATCGTCTGATGAAAATTTACTTAAATACTCAATAGCTTTATCGTATTGTTTTAGTTTTAAATATGAAATACCCGCATAATAGTTAGCTAAATTACCAGCCTGAGTACTACCGTAAGTGCTAGAAATATCAACAAAACCATATTTACCATCAGCACCTTCTAAACCAAGCGTTAATAATGAATCAATATTTTCAGAAGCTAAGTTTGCCTCGTTAAAATGTTTTCTTGGGAAAGCTAATTCATTAGAAGCTTCTTTTTCTGTAGGCTCAACTATATAAGTGTTGTAGGCTAAATATCCTAAAATCAATCCTGCAATTACGACCAATCCTGTGAATAAAACTTTGTTGTTTTTTTCGATCCATTTTTCTGATCTGGAAGCAGTTTCGTCTAAAGTATTAAATACTTCAGCTGTTGTGCTATTGTCATTGATTGCTTCTTCGTGTGCCTTTTTAGGTTTTGATACCTTCTTCTTGTATGTCGCCATTTCTCTAAAAAATTAG contains:
- a CDS encoding tetratricopeptide repeat protein; its protein translation is MATYKKKVSKPKKAHEEAINDNSTTAEVFNTLDETASRSEKWIEKNNKVLFTGLVVIAGLILGYLAYNTYIVEPTEKEASNELAFPRKHFNEANLASENIDSLLTLGLEGADGKYGFVDISSTYGSTQAGNLANYYAGISYLKLKQYDKAIEYLSKFSSDDELLGPTALGAIGDAFADINQQEDALKYYEQAANKKDNQFTTPLFLFKAGITAMDIKEFSKAEKYFSKIKSNYPVSAEGADIDKYIQSAKFASKN